A window of the Bacillus sp. A301a_S52 genome harbors these coding sequences:
- a CDS encoding helix-turn-helix domain-containing protein: protein MDYLIGDRIKDLRDHLHMSQQELSDGICTQGLISRIEKHTATPTAPLLHQLALRLGVDLNYFFDDISRNGIHYVKETINHIDQLVRHHEYADVMKTIQLEKTNPLFKKPHLQQYFLWREGICVFHMEENSKKSLLLLDEALALRSDNQKKMSEMDIDILSSKAIVYSEIGRLDLAADIYRTLLNEIETLPLRREHRLIIRILFNASRNAYDRKNYRESLFYANKGIKTCVNEDQLYLLGHLFYQKGCSLFRLHPSKKQESLQLLYDALWIYQLHPVPKVIQELVEEIDIIKNS from the coding sequence ATGGATTATTTAATTGGAGATAGAATTAAAGACTTACGTGACCATTTACATATGTCTCAACAAGAACTTAGTGACGGGATATGTACTCAAGGGTTAATTAGCCGAATTGAAAAGCATACAGCAACTCCCACCGCTCCTCTTCTACATCAGCTCGCTCTCCGTCTCGGTGTTGATTTAAACTATTTTTTTGATGATATCTCAAGAAATGGTATTCATTACGTTAAAGAAACGATTAATCATATTGATCAACTTGTTCGTCATCACGAATATGCCGATGTCATGAAAACGATTCAACTAGAGAAAACGAACCCGCTTTTTAAAAAACCACATTTACAACAATATTTTTTATGGAGAGAAGGAATTTGTGTTTTTCATATGGAGGAAAATAGTAAAAAATCTCTTCTTTTACTAGACGAAGCGTTAGCTTTACGGTCAGATAATCAAAAGAAAATGTCAGAAATGGACATTGATATTTTGTCATCTAAAGCCATCGTTTACAGTGAAATTGGGCGTCTGGATTTAGCTGCTGATATCTATAGGACCTTACTAAACGAAATAGAAACGCTCCCTCTTCGTCGAGAGCATCGATTAATTATTAGGATTTTGTTTAATGCCAGTCGTAACGCTTACGATAGAAAAAATTATCGTGAGTCGTTATTTTACGCCAATAAGGGTATTAAAACATGTGTTAATGAGGATCAATTATATTTATTAGGCCATCTCTTCTATCAAAAAGGATGCTCATTATTTCGATTGCATCCGTCAAAGAAACAAGAAAGTCTTCAGTTATTATATGATGCCTTGTGGATTTATCAGCTTCATCCTGTTCCAAAAGTTATTCAGGAACTGGTTGAAGAAATAGACATTATTAAAAACAGCTGA
- a CDS encoding S8 family peptidase gives MFVFSATPGFASGDSTDRNSGSGKKEYLVMFEEDSADMSVMKSIGISQSNILYEFELLPVLHVELSDTQVNSLENHPQIKTVEENAEAKAYQQQTPWGITRVQGIAAQSRGYTGNNVKVAVLDSGIDRSHPDLSANVRGGYSVFGDSPYNDGNGHGTHVAGTVGAVNNNIGVIGVAPQADLYAVKVLNNSGSGSYAGIAQGIEWSINNGMDIINMSLGGSSSSSILEQYCNLAYNRGLLVVAAAGNSGTAAGNTNTVGYPARYNSVIAVAATNSNNVRANFSSTGPTVELSAPGVSVLSTTPGGNYASYNGTSMASPHVAGVAAQVWQARPNLSNAQLRQILNASAQNLGSSYQYGNGLVRSLNAIQY, from the coding sequence ATGTTCGTCTTTAGTGCGACACCAGGATTCGCTTCTGGAGACTCAACAGATCGAAACAGCGGCAGCGGAAAGAAAGAATATCTCGTCATGTTTGAGGAAGACAGCGCTGACATGAGTGTCATGAAGTCTATTGGTATTTCACAAAGCAATATACTTTATGAGTTTGAGCTACTGCCTGTTTTACATGTCGAGCTCAGTGATACTCAAGTAAACAGTCTTGAGAATCACCCACAAATTAAAACAGTAGAAGAAAATGCTGAAGCGAAAGCCTACCAACAACAAACACCATGGGGTATAACTCGCGTTCAAGGTATTGCCGCTCAATCACGAGGTTATACAGGTAATAACGTCAAAGTAGCTGTCTTGGATTCTGGTATTGATCGCTCTCATCCAGATTTATCAGCCAATGTACGTGGAGGCTACTCAGTGTTTGGCGACTCTCCTTACAACGATGGTAACGGACATGGAACCCATGTAGCAGGTACTGTCGGTGCCGTTAACAACAACATCGGCGTTATTGGTGTGGCTCCTCAAGCAGACCTCTATGCTGTAAAAGTACTCAATAACTCTGGTAGTGGCTCATATGCCGGTATCGCCCAAGGGATTGAATGGTCAATTAATAACGGTATGGACATCATTAATATGAGCTTAGGTGGGTCATCAAGCTCCTCAATCCTTGAACAGTATTGTAACCTCGCCTACAATCGTGGACTTCTCGTAGTTGCTGCCGCTGGAAACAGTGGAACAGCTGCCGGAAACACAAACACAGTAGGTTATCCAGCGCGTTATAATTCAGTTATCGCTGTTGCTGCAACAAATTCTAATAATGTGCGGGCTAACTTCTCTAGTACAGGCCCTACAGTGGAACTATCAGCTCCTGGCGTAAGTGTCCTAAGTACAACACCAGGTGGAAACTATGCTTCATACAATGGTACTTCAATGGCTTCTCCGCATGTTGCAGGTGTGGCTGCCCAAGTATGGCAAGCAAGACCAAATCTATCAAATGCTCAATTAAGACAAATCTTAAATGCTTCCGCACAAAACCTTGGTAGTTCATATCAATATGGTAACGGGCTCGTCCGTTCATTGAATGCCATTCAATACTAA
- a CDS encoding cation transporter translates to MSGHHHHHSSKNKRSLIWAMVIIGSWMFIELIGGLLTGSLALLADAGHMFSDFFNLLISFVAIVFAAKAATNKKTFGNHRIEILAALMNALMLIGVSVYIVFEAIERLASPTAVSSGPMMIIAIIGLVANIGALMVLSGKSTKENLNMRGAYLHVLGDTLGSVSAILASGLIMAFQWYWADPLLSLLIAMLIALSSVRLLKETLHVLMEGTPSGIHIVELKQGLMAITGVIDVHQLHVWSLSSDVHSFSCHLVIDSTFNDDHQRILNEVDQWISSHANIQNRAIQIETAGDFNCVAQSS, encoded by the coding sequence ATGAGTGGTCATCACCATCATCACAGCTCAAAAAATAAAAGAAGCCTTATTTGGGCAATGGTTATCATTGGAAGCTGGATGTTTATTGAACTTATTGGAGGACTTTTGACCGGAAGTCTTGCACTGTTAGCAGATGCCGGACACATGTTTAGCGATTTTTTTAACCTCCTAATCAGCTTTGTAGCCATTGTGTTTGCTGCAAAAGCCGCCACAAATAAAAAAACGTTTGGAAACCACCGCATTGAAATTCTAGCTGCCCTTATGAATGCTCTCATGCTCATTGGCGTAAGTGTATACATCGTTTTTGAAGCGATTGAACGATTAGCATCCCCCACAGCCGTGAGTAGCGGTCCAATGATGATAATTGCCATTATTGGTCTTGTGGCGAATATCGGTGCTCTGATGGTGCTTTCTGGGAAGAGCACGAAAGAAAACTTAAATATGAGAGGCGCCTACCTTCACGTATTAGGTGATACGCTAGGGTCTGTTTCTGCCATTCTTGCCAGTGGCTTAATAATGGCCTTCCAGTGGTACTGGGCAGATCCGTTATTAAGTCTATTAATTGCTATGCTCATCGCCCTCTCCAGTGTTCGTTTACTAAAAGAGACGTTGCATGTTTTAATGGAAGGGACGCCATCAGGTATTCATATAGTAGAGTTAAAGCAGGGGTTAATGGCTATAACAGGGGTCATCGATGTTCATCAACTACATGTGTGGAGTTTATCAAGCGATGTACACAGTTTTTCATGCCATTTAGTTATTGATAGCACATTCAATGACGACCACCAGCGTATTTTAAACGAGGTGGATCAATGGATTAGCAGCCATGCAAATATCCAGAACCGAGCAATCCAAATTGAAACTGCTGGCGACTTTAACTGTGTTGCGCAATCATCATAG
- a CDS encoding winged helix-turn-helix transcriptional regulator: protein MDKQDHHILQEETINEAVSMFRALADPTRLQLLHMLSEEECSVNHMAEILDMTQSAVSHQLRTLRQASLVKTRRDGQYIYYSCDDDHVITLINQALTHAKHE from the coding sequence ATGGATAAACAAGATCATCACATTCTTCAGGAAGAGACGATAAACGAAGCTGTTTCTATGTTCCGTGCTTTAGCAGACCCTACACGACTACAATTGCTTCATATGCTTTCTGAGGAAGAATGCTCGGTGAACCACATGGCTGAGATTCTCGATATGACCCAGTCTGCCGTTTCGCATCAGTTACGTACGCTAAGGCAGGCTAGTTTAGTCAAAACACGGCGAGACGGTCAATATATTTATTACAGCTGTGATGATGACCACGTTATAACATTAATTAACCAAGCACTTACCCATGCTAAGCATGAGTAA
- the vanZ gene encoding VanZ family protein has protein sequence MNHIKFILINLVPIAVVMAIIFLASSQTSDQQDISPVLNTVTDENWLRVTAASTLQLVNTGAETILMFMFTYPYITVIMSSIFALLVLVTFFRLRKSRHSTAKKTAKTFVYLTLGTISIGTVFLAINSSTVIELVRANFSLDQLRGLLQQVQFTYSGQEVSLATHGVDGLLEFVLRKSAHFILFALLGFFVFLASIKLNGRSFRSFIIAMSIVIVYAALDEYRQTFIPSRSGMVADVILDTVGGLFGTGMAWLKTSISRRFS, from the coding sequence ATGAATCATATTAAATTTATCCTTATTAATCTCGTACCTATTGCAGTTGTCATGGCTATTATTTTTCTTGCCTCCTCCCAAACATCTGATCAACAGGATATTAGCCCTGTTCTCAATACGGTGACTGACGAGAATTGGCTGAGAGTAACAGCCGCTTCTACTCTTCAGCTCGTAAATACAGGAGCTGAAACAATACTCATGTTCATGTTTACCTATCCTTATATCACAGTCATAATGAGCAGTATCTTCGCCCTTCTTGTACTGGTGACATTTTTCCGTCTTAGAAAATCCCGACACTCAACGGCTAAAAAAACAGCGAAAACCTTTGTTTATCTTACTTTGGGGACCATTTCAATAGGAACTGTTTTCCTAGCCATTAACAGCTCCACTGTGATCGAGTTGGTAAGAGCCAACTTCTCTCTAGATCAACTAAGAGGCCTATTACAACAAGTACAGTTTACGTATTCTGGTCAAGAGGTTAGTTTAGCCACCCATGGTGTCGATGGACTTTTAGAGTTTGTGTTGCGTAAATCTGCCCATTTTATCCTTTTTGCGCTACTCGGCTTTTTCGTGTTTTTAGCAAGCATCAAGCTTAATGGCAGATCTTTTCGTTCATTTATCATCGCCATGAGTATCGTCATAGTTTATGCAGCTCTTGACGAATACCGTCAGACGTTTATTCCCTCCCGTTCGGGTATGGTGGCTGATGTTATTTTAGATACAGTTGGGGGATTATTTGGTACAGGAATGGCATGGTTAAAAACATCTATTTCACGGCGTTTTTCATAG
- the phnE gene encoding phosphonate ABC transporter, permease protein PhnE produces MRASHAFTKEKYMRRIKLILLFIIISSIYIWAFTGIQYSGLLDSAWPVTKSIISGFVSPDLEYIYNREGEDLLRGLVETLAIAVVGIALSVVLAVPIGLWAARNLSSHYYLSSSGKVSLSFLRTLPDIVLALLFIKVVGPGAFAGMLALGIGAIGMLGKLYAEEVEGMDPGPVEAIIAVGGNKWQQLAFGVIPQVVPGFISATLYRFEINMRSAATLGVIGAGGIGTPLIFSIQSRNWERVGIILIGIVIVVLIVDLLSSYLRKKIV; encoded by the coding sequence ATGAGAGCGTCTCATGCGTTTACAAAAGAGAAGTATATGAGGAGAATTAAGCTCATTCTCCTGTTTATCATCATTAGTTCTATTTACATATGGGCGTTTACTGGCATTCAGTATAGTGGCTTACTGGACAGTGCATGGCCGGTAACGAAGAGCATTATAAGTGGATTCGTATCACCTGATCTGGAATACATCTATAACCGGGAGGGGGAGGACTTGCTGAGAGGGCTAGTCGAAACATTGGCTATTGCCGTAGTGGGAATCGCATTGTCAGTTGTTCTAGCTGTTCCAATCGGTTTATGGGCAGCGAGAAATTTAAGTTCTCACTATTACCTTTCTTCAAGTGGAAAAGTGTCATTGAGTTTTTTAAGAACCCTCCCTGACATTGTATTGGCTCTATTGTTTATTAAAGTCGTGGGTCCCGGGGCATTTGCTGGGATGTTAGCTCTAGGTATCGGAGCTATTGGGATGTTAGGAAAGCTTTATGCCGAAGAGGTAGAAGGAATGGACCCTGGTCCCGTGGAAGCTATCATTGCGGTAGGGGGAAACAAATGGCAACAATTAGCCTTCGGTGTCATTCCACAGGTCGTACCAGGATTTATTTCCGCTACACTGTATCGCTTTGAAATAAATATGAGATCCGCTGCCACTTTGGGTGTCATTGGTGCAGGTGGCATAGGAACTCCATTAATTTTTTCAATTCAATCCCGTAATTGGGAACGGGTAGGGATTATTTTAATTGGGATTGTGATTGTTGTTCTAATCGTGGATTTACTATCAAGCTACTTAAGGAAAAAAATTGTCTAG
- the phnE gene encoding phosphonate ABC transporter, permease protein PhnE codes for MIQLELNGSVPVKPPRTSFYLFLSGLFIAVFLSAVYIEADPVQFALNSANMLDLLVRMVPPDWSYFVTTTPAMLDTIRMALIGTTIGTIFSIPIMFLCARNMFSAQWLVQGCRLALNVLRTIPDLLLAAIFAAILGFSPLAGIAALGVFSIGIIAKLSYEAIENIDDGPLESMTAVGATKIQWIAFGVIPQVLPHIVSYILYTFEINIRAAAILGLVGAGGIGLFYNRALGYFAYDQVMALILYTLVVVVAIDFISLKIREHLL; via the coding sequence ATGATCCAGTTAGAATTAAATGGTTCTGTGCCTGTAAAACCACCGAGAACGTCCTTTTACCTTTTTTTATCGGGTTTGTTCATAGCCGTATTTTTAAGTGCTGTTTATATTGAAGCAGATCCTGTGCAGTTCGCGTTAAACAGTGCAAACATGTTGGACTTGCTCGTACGTATGGTACCACCGGATTGGTCTTATTTTGTGACAACAACACCTGCCATGCTCGATACTATTCGGATGGCTTTAATAGGGACAACGATAGGGACAATTTTTTCAATCCCAATCATGTTTTTATGTGCAAGAAACATGTTTTCTGCTCAATGGCTTGTGCAGGGGTGCCGATTAGCGCTTAATGTACTGCGTACCATTCCTGACTTACTTTTAGCAGCAATTTTTGCAGCTATTCTTGGTTTTTCGCCATTGGCTGGAATAGCGGCTCTTGGTGTTTTTTCTATCGGGATCATTGCCAAGCTATCCTATGAAGCAATTGAAAATATTGATGACGGCCCTTTGGAGTCGATGACAGCTGTTGGGGCTACCAAGATACAATGGATTGCCTTTGGGGTGATCCCACAAGTTTTACCCCATATTGTGTCTTATATTCTCTACACCTTTGAAATTAACATTAGAGCGGCGGCTATATTAGGGCTTGTAGGAGCAGGAGGTATCGGGTTGTTTTATAATCGAGCGCTCGGTTATTTCGCCTATGATCAAGTGATGGCTCTCATCCTCTATACACTAGTCGTGGTCGTCGCCATCGATTTTATTAGTTTGAAGATAAGGGAGCATTTGTTATGA
- the phnC gene encoding phosphonate ABC transporter ATP-binding protein has translation MIELTNVSKQYPNGVKGLANINVTINKGEFVAIVGLSGAGKSTLLRSINRLTETSSGDILIDGESITAASGKKLRLMRRDIGMIFQSFNLVKRSTVIRNVLSGRVAHNGTLRTLFNFFPENDVKLALKSLERVNILEKAYARSSTLSGGQQQRVSIARALAQEAKIILADEPTASLDPVTTKQVMDDLKKINEEDDVTIMINLHFVDLARQYATRIIGLQAGEVVYDGPAHEATDAVFEKIYGRPLQEDELLGEEIG, from the coding sequence GTGATTGAATTAACGAACGTCTCAAAACAATACCCTAATGGTGTTAAGGGGCTAGCTAATATAAATGTCACGATTAATAAAGGCGAATTTGTCGCAATAGTGGGTTTGTCAGGAGCTGGAAAGTCGACATTACTTCGATCAATTAATCGTCTAACTGAAACATCATCTGGGGACATTCTAATAGATGGAGAATCAATTACAGCTGCTTCTGGGAAAAAATTGAGATTGATGAGACGAGATATAGGGATGATCTTTCAAAGTTTTAACCTCGTTAAGCGTTCAACGGTCATAAGAAATGTCCTCTCAGGGAGAGTGGCGCATAATGGCACACTGAGAACTCTTTTTAATTTCTTTCCTGAAAACGATGTGAAGCTTGCATTAAAGTCATTGGAACGCGTCAATATTCTAGAAAAAGCGTATGCTAGGTCCAGCACATTGTCAGGGGGACAGCAACAGCGGGTTTCAATTGCTAGAGCATTAGCTCAAGAGGCAAAAATCATCTTGGCTGACGAACCGACAGCGTCTTTGGATCCAGTGACAACAAAACAAGTTATGGACGATTTAAAGAAAATCAACGAGGAAGACGACGTCACGATTATGATCAATCTTCATTTCGTTGACTTGGCAAGGCAGTACGCAACGCGAATTATTGGATTACAAGCAGGTGAGGTGGTATATGACGGTCCAGCCCATGAGGCCACAGATGCCGTTTTCGAAAAAATTTACGGGAGGCCGCTGCAAGAAGATGAATTGCTAGGGGAGGAAATAGGATGA
- a CDS encoding phosphate/phosphite/phosphonate ABC transporter substrate-binding protein: MTFYKTSTFVLGMSILFLSACGSDSADGQSGYGPESLTVQFVPSQNAETLEAKAAPLEDLLEEELDIDVEVSVSTNYTTVVEAMASGQVDVGFLPPNAYVQAHDEQEAAEVILQAQRYGVNEDGSPTEDLVDFYLSMFITSADSEIETVADLEGKTIALQDFTSSAGYVWPAAALMDEGIDPLTDINPLILQGHDAAVTAVLNGEADAAAIFQDARNVVVNDFPDVFEETKVIAFTEEIPNDTISVRPDMTDEWKERIQQAFINIGESEEGKEIIRDIYTHEGYVESEDGNFEIVREYADRVKTEE, encoded by the coding sequence ATGACATTTTATAAAACGAGTACGTTTGTGTTAGGCATGTCCATTCTTTTTCTATCAGCTTGTGGGTCAGATTCTGCTGACGGCCAATCAGGGTATGGACCAGAATCATTAACGGTGCAGTTCGTACCTTCCCAGAATGCCGAAACATTGGAAGCGAAAGCAGCTCCTTTAGAAGATTTATTAGAGGAAGAGCTTGATATTGATGTAGAAGTGAGTGTGTCGACAAATTATACAACGGTTGTAGAAGCGATGGCATCAGGTCAAGTAGATGTTGGTTTCTTACCACCGAACGCATACGTGCAAGCACATGATGAACAAGAGGCAGCAGAGGTTATTTTACAGGCACAACGGTATGGCGTGAATGAAGATGGGTCTCCGACAGAGGACTTAGTTGATTTCTATTTATCTATGTTTATAACGTCGGCTGACTCAGAGATTGAGACTGTAGCAGATTTAGAAGGAAAAACCATTGCTTTACAAGACTTCACTTCTTCTGCTGGTTACGTATGGCCAGCTGCTGCGTTGATGGATGAAGGAATTGATCCATTAACAGATATTAATCCACTTATTTTACAAGGACACGATGCGGCAGTGACCGCCGTTTTAAATGGTGAAGCGGATGCAGCGGCTATTTTCCAAGATGCACGCAACGTCGTCGTGAATGATTTTCCTGATGTGTTTGAAGAGACAAAAGTGATTGCTTTTACAGAAGAAATTCCTAATGACACTATTTCTGTAAGGCCGGATATGACTGACGAATGGAAGGAACGTATTCAGCAAGCCTTTATTAACATTGGTGAGTCAGAAGAAGGAAAAGAGATTATTAGAGACATTTATACACACGAAGGATATGTGGAGTCAGAAGATGGGAATTTTGAAATCGTGCGTGAATACGCAGATCGTGTTAAGACAGAAGAATAG
- a CDS encoding DNA-binding protein: protein MIKKSIYSILTTILYFAMTIHVGAEGPNDPAPILEPASPNGKTVLFDNSHGQTAGQSDWVIDGAFSDFADALVAEGYLVKEHRSHDTLSHHDLEEVDVFVIPEAQIPFTTSEQDTIASFAEEGGGVFFIADHYNADRNLNRWDSNEIMNGWRRGAYDDPTKGMSPGEIAAMEGVESSQWLSDEFGVHIRYNALDNTVANVIVPAEETFGITEGIHDISIHAGSTLAITNPEIAKGIAYLPDGLTEGENKWRNAVDEGVYFGGGIEEGPFVAIGKKNQGKSAFIGDSSPVEDSTPKYRNEEHGGVKRTYDGFTDLDNGELLINLVDWLSEKEDYTTFSEKGLILDEPSPMLLMETPEFSTEPQTEPWRLPNAGYLWYDQSTFADGSFGSDVAPPVDIQYNIETPDVLPTDGSPFDVTVKVTNMTPSTSIDNGQIQVYLDGGRAISQIRQPDGSWPSNYGYHAIGIIEADENGVAELTITMRLATTSEAERANIRLRLGAGNNVFTKTVRLGLPALTSGVSTTNPNFSADLVDFSATAAGF from the coding sequence TTGATTAAAAAAAGCATTTATTCTATTCTGACAACGATCCTTTATTTTGCAATGACGATCCATGTTGGAGCAGAAGGACCAAACGACCCAGCTCCAATACTCGAGCCGGCCAGTCCAAATGGCAAGACCGTTTTATTTGACAATAGCCACGGCCAAACTGCTGGTCAATCAGATTGGGTAATCGATGGCGCGTTTTCTGATTTCGCTGATGCACTCGTAGCTGAAGGCTATTTAGTTAAAGAACACCGGAGCCACGATACTCTCTCTCATCATGATTTAGAGGAGGTTGATGTCTTCGTTATTCCAGAAGCACAGATTCCTTTCACAACCTCTGAACAGGACACGATCGCATCATTTGCTGAAGAAGGTGGTGGTGTTTTCTTTATCGCTGATCACTATAATGCTGATCGTAACTTAAATAGATGGGATTCAAATGAAATTATGAATGGGTGGCGTCGAGGTGCTTACGATGACCCAACAAAAGGGATGTCACCAGGGGAAATCGCCGCCATGGAAGGCGTAGAAAGCTCTCAATGGTTAAGTGATGAGTTTGGTGTCCATATTCGCTACAATGCACTCGATAATACTGTCGCGAACGTTATAGTTCCAGCAGAGGAAACATTTGGCATTACGGAAGGCATTCATGACATTTCGATTCATGCAGGCTCTACATTAGCTATCACGAATCCTGAGATTGCTAAAGGGATCGCTTATTTACCTGATGGTCTTACAGAAGGTGAAAATAAATGGCGTAATGCCGTAGATGAAGGGGTTTATTTTGGCGGTGGCATTGAAGAAGGACCATTTGTCGCAATAGGAAAGAAAAATCAAGGTAAATCTGCTTTTATCGGGGACTCCTCTCCTGTTGAAGATAGCACACCAAAATATCGAAATGAAGAACACGGCGGCGTAAAAAGAACATATGATGGGTTTACCGACTTAGATAACGGTGAACTTCTCATTAATCTCGTTGACTGGCTATCAGAAAAAGAGGATTACACAACTTTCTCTGAAAAGGGCCTCATTTTAGATGAACCTTCTCCGATGCTCCTTATGGAAACACCAGAGTTTTCCACAGAACCTCAAACCGAACCATGGCGATTACCAAACGCTGGCTATCTATGGTATGATCAATCCACCTTTGCAGATGGCTCATTCGGCTCTGATGTCGCTCCTCCTGTCGATATTCAATATAACATCGAGACTCCAGACGTTTTACCAACAGATGGCTCTCCTTTTGACGTAACCGTAAAAGTAACCAATATGACACCTAGTACTTCTATTGATAACGGGCAAATACAAGTCTATCTAGACGGTGGGAGAGCCATATCGCAAATTAGACAACCGGATGGATCTTGGCCAAGTAACTATGGTTATCACGCTATCGGTATTATAGAAGCAGACGAAAACGGTGTAGCAGAACTTACTATAACTATGCGCTTAGCAACCACCAGTGAAGCAGAAAGAGCCAACATTCGCTTACGGTTAGGAGCAGGGAACAACGTCTTTACGAAGACGGTTAGGTTAGGGCTTCCCGCATTAACTAGCGGTGTTTCCACAACTAATCCTAATTTTTCTGCAGACCTAGTGGATTTTTCCGCAACTGCCGCTGGATTTTAA
- a CDS encoding arginine--tRNA ligase, with protein sequence MNLKHDMANVIYHALERKVETERVYQLIETPKHAHLGDLAFPCFQLASVFRMPPNELATNLAVHLTSPWIEHVETAGGYLNIFLKRSYVTAHLINEVNALSKAYGSSRMGKGHVMTIDYSSPNIAKPFSMGHLRSTVIGNSLAQLAEKCGYKTVKINHVGDWGTQFGKLMAAYLRWGDEAQVRTNPIHELLALYVRFHEEAEQSPEINDDGRHWFKKLEEGDREAESLWTWFREESLQAFSTIYEALGITFDSYDGEAFYNDKMDDVVKLLRDKGLLVESDGAEVVPLEGLPPCLIKKRDGTTLYATRDLAAAIYRYDTYGFKKSLYVVGNEQSLHFQQLFNVLKKMGFTWPDTMSHISFGMMLNDGKKMSTRKGQVVLLEEVMNEAVALALVNIEEKNPTLANKEEVAKQVGIGAIVFHDLKHDRRHDITFSLSEMLKFEGETGPYIQYTHARAASLLEKGEYKGKPEIVKITDESSWPVIKYLMTFPEVIERAFNQHDPSQVAKFIIDLAQAFNHYYGTAKILADNEEKESRLALVSSVKVVLHEGLRLLGIKAPNNM encoded by the coding sequence ATGAATTTAAAACACGACATGGCTAACGTTATTTATCATGCATTGGAAAGAAAGGTTGAAACGGAGCGTGTCTACCAATTAATTGAAACACCGAAACATGCTCATTTAGGAGATCTGGCGTTCCCTTGCTTTCAATTAGCCAGCGTTTTTCGAATGCCACCTAATGAGCTGGCGACGAACTTAGCGGTACATTTGACATCTCCTTGGATAGAACACGTTGAGACGGCTGGTGGCTACCTGAATATTTTCCTAAAACGTTCGTATGTCACAGCCCATTTGATTAACGAGGTAAATGCTCTTTCAAAAGCATATGGTTCTTCACGTATGGGGAAAGGTCATGTTATGACGATTGACTATTCTTCACCAAATATTGCTAAACCCTTTTCCATGGGGCATTTGCGGTCCACGGTTATTGGAAACTCATTGGCCCAGCTTGCAGAGAAATGTGGGTATAAAACAGTTAAAATTAACCATGTTGGTGATTGGGGAACACAATTCGGCAAGCTTATGGCGGCTTATTTAAGATGGGGAGATGAAGCCCAAGTGAGGACGAACCCTATTCATGAACTGTTAGCACTGTATGTTCGTTTCCATGAGGAGGCCGAACAGTCACCAGAGATAAATGATGACGGAAGGCATTGGTTCAAAAAGCTTGAAGAAGGTGACCGGGAAGCCGAGTCATTATGGACGTGGTTTCGCGAAGAATCACTACAAGCTTTCTCTACAATTTATGAAGCGCTTGGCATTACCTTTGACTCCTATGATGGAGAAGCCTTTTATAACGATAAAATGGATGATGTCGTGAAACTCCTGAGAGATAAGGGCTTATTAGTTGAGTCGGATGGGGCGGAAGTGGTTCCATTAGAAGGATTGCCACCTTGTTTGATCAAGAAGCGGGATGGAACGACGCTCTATGCCACGAGAGATTTAGCTGCTGCCATTTATCGTTACGACACATACGGGTTTAAGAAGTCTCTATATGTGGTTGGTAACGAGCAAAGCTTACATTTTCAGCAGCTATTCAATGTGTTAAAGAAAATGGGATTTACATGGCCTGACACGATGAGTCATATTTCGTTTGGCATGATGTTAAACGATGGGAAGAAAATGTCTACTCGAAAAGGGCAAGTGGTCTTATTAGAAGAGGTCATGAATGAGGCAGTGGCTCTCGCTTTGGTAAATATTGAAGAGAAAAACCCAACACTGGCTAATAAAGAGGAGGTAGCAAAGCAAGTAGGCATTGGAGCCATAGTCTTTCATGACTTAAAGCATGATCGCCGACATGATATCACCTTCTCATTATCAGAGATGTTGAAATTTGAAGGGGAAACTGGCCCTTACATCCAATACACACACGCAAGAGCGGCTTCATTACTTGAAAAAGGCGAATATAAGGGGAAGCCGGAGATCGTAAAAATAACAGATGAGTCTTCTTGGCCAGTCATTAAGTACTTAATGACTTTTCCTGAGGTGATAGAGCGAGCTTTTAATCAACACGACCCATCACAGGTTGCTAAGTTTATTATCGACTTGGCACAGGCTTTTAATCATTATTATGGAACTGCTAAAATACTGGCAGACAATGAGGAGAAGGAGAGCCGACTTGCTCTTGTATCATCGGTTAAAGTGGTCTTACATGAAGGATTGCGTCTATTAGGTATTAAAGCACCAAATAATATGTAG